A window from Enterocloster bolteae encodes these proteins:
- the trpD gene encoding anthranilate phosphoribosyltransferase — MIQKAIHELVENKNLDFETTKEVMDEIMSGNATQAQISSFLTALRMKGETIDEITACATVMRDKAVKLSPPFPVMDIVGTGGDEVGTFNISTTSAFVAAAGGIRVAKHGNRSVSSKSGAADVLERLGAELALTAEQAETVLEDTGMCFLFAPAYHSSMKYAAPVRKEIGIRSIFNILGPLSNPAGASMQLLGVYSRDLVEPLAQVLANLGVTRGMVVCGGDGLDEATLTGPTHVCEIRYGKITAYDMTPEELGLTVCNLEELIGGTPEENAQITRNILSGSLKGPKRDVVVLNAAISLYLGIDDCTVRDCVKTAQDMIDSGAAMAKMEEFIQATKKAAGEVKAS, encoded by the coding sequence ATGATACAGAAAGCAATTCATGAATTGGTAGAAAATAAGAATCTGGATTTTGAAACAACCAAGGAGGTTATGGATGAAATCATGAGCGGAAACGCCACCCAGGCGCAGATATCCTCATTTCTCACAGCCCTGAGGATGAAGGGAGAGACCATTGATGAGATTACGGCCTGCGCCACTGTTATGCGTGATAAGGCGGTAAAGCTGTCGCCACCCTTTCCGGTGATGGACATTGTGGGAACAGGAGGAGACGAGGTGGGAACCTTTAATATTTCCACCACCAGCGCATTTGTGGCTGCCGCCGGAGGCATACGGGTGGCAAAACATGGAAACCGCAGCGTATCCAGTAAGAGCGGCGCGGCAGATGTGCTGGAAAGACTGGGGGCAGAGCTGGCTCTGACGGCGGAACAGGCTGAAACTGTTTTAGAGGACACTGGAATGTGCTTCCTGTTCGCGCCGGCATACCATTCTTCTATGAAATATGCGGCTCCTGTGAGGAAAGAAATAGGAATCAGAAGTATATTTAACATATTAGGCCCCCTGTCCAATCCGGCAGGCGCATCCATGCAGCTGTTAGGGGTGTACAGCCGGGATTTGGTGGAACCGCTGGCCCAGGTGCTGGCTAACCTGGGAGTTACCAGGGGAATGGTGGTATGCGGGGGAGACGGACTGGATGAAGCGACACTTACCGGCCCCACCCATGTATGTGAAATCCGTTACGGGAAAATTACGGCTTATGATATGACGCCTGAGGAATTGGGCCTGACCGTATGCAATCTGGAAGAACTCATCGGAGGAACACCAGAGGAGAATGCACAGATAACAAGGAATATCCTGTCCGGAAGCCTGAAAGGACCGAAGCGGGATGTAGTGGTTTTGAACGCGGCCATCAGCTTATATCTGGGAATTGATGACTGCACGGTGAGGGACTGTGTCAAGACGGCACAGGACATGATTGATTCCGGAGCAGCCATGGCTAAGATGGAAGAATTTATCCAGGCAACCAAAAAAGCAGCAGGAGAGGTGAAGGCGTCATGA
- the trpB gene encoding tryptophan synthase subunit beta produces MSRGRFGIHGGQFIPETLMSAVTELEEAYEYYKKDPQFKAELKYLLEEYTGRPSRLYYAEKMTKDLGGARIYLKREDLNHTGSHKINNALGQVLLAKKMGKTRVIAETGAGQHGVATATAAALLGLECEVYMGKEDTDRQALNVYRMELLGAKVHPVTSGTQTLKDAVNETLREWTNRISDTHYVIGSVMGPHPFPMMVRDFQSVISREIKEQLMEKEGKLPDMVIACVGGGSNAMGAFYEFIDEKDVKLVGCEAAGRGVETEQTAATIATGRLGIFHGMKSYFCQDEYGQIAPVYSISAGLDYPGIGPEHAQLHDSGRAQYVPVTDDEAVDSFEYLSRMEGIIPAVESAHAVAYARKIAGSMDKDQIIVINLSGRGDKDVAAIARYKGVELYE; encoded by the coding sequence ATGTCAAGAGGAAGATTTGGAATCCATGGCGGCCAGTTCATACCGGAAACACTGATGAGCGCTGTTACGGAATTGGAAGAAGCATATGAGTATTATAAAAAGGATCCACAGTTTAAGGCTGAGTTAAAGTATCTGCTGGAGGAATACACAGGCCGTCCGTCACGTCTCTACTATGCAGAGAAGATGACAAAGGACCTGGGCGGGGCCAGGATTTACCTGAAACGAGAGGACTTAAACCACACCGGTTCCCACAAAATCAACAACGCACTGGGGCAGGTCCTTCTGGCCAAAAAGATGGGAAAGACCAGGGTTATAGCCGAGACAGGAGCCGGACAGCACGGTGTGGCCACTGCCACCGCAGCAGCCCTGTTGGGTCTGGAATGCGAGGTTTACATGGGCAAGGAGGATACGGACCGCCAGGCACTTAATGTATACCGTATGGAGCTGTTAGGGGCCAAGGTGCATCCGGTGACCAGCGGAACCCAGACATTAAAGGATGCTGTCAATGAAACGCTCAGGGAGTGGACTAACCGTATCTCTGATACACATTATGTCATAGGTTCTGTCATGGGTCCCCATCCCTTCCCCATGATGGTAAGGGATTTCCAGAGTGTTATCAGCAGGGAAATCAAAGAGCAGCTTATGGAGAAGGAAGGAAAGCTTCCCGATATGGTAATTGCCTGTGTGGGCGGCGGAAGCAATGCAATGGGAGCCTTTTATGAATTTATAGATGAAAAGGACGTGAAGCTGGTAGGCTGCGAGGCAGCGGGCCGGGGTGTGGAGACAGAGCAGACCGCAGCTACCATAGCAACAGGCCGTCTGGGCATTTTCCACGGCATGAAATCTTATTTCTGCCAGGATGAGTATGGACAGATTGCACCAGTGTATTCCATCTCAGCTGGTTTGGATTATCCGGGTATCGGGCCGGAGCACGCGCAGCTGCATGACAGCGGCAGGGCACAGTATGTTCCTGTGACAGATGATGAGGCAGTGGATTCCTTTGAATATCTGTCACGTATGGAAGGAATCATACCGGCAGTGGAGAGCGCGCACGCGGTGGCCTATGCCAGGAAGATAGCTGGTTCCATGGATAAAGACCAGATTATTGTTATCAATCTTTCCGGCAGGGGAGACAAGGATGTGGCGGCAATTGCCAGATATAAGGGGGTAGAACTCTATGAATAG
- a CDS encoding anthranilate synthase component II translates to MIVLIDNYDSFSYNLVQMIGSIEPDIKVVRNDQVTVDDIESMKPSHLILSPGPGYPRDAGILEEAVIKLKGKMPILGVCLGHQGICEAFGGTIAHAKKLMHGKQSDIRLDSHIKEEKSGLPEKMGCGCRLFEGLPSVIPAARYHSLSAVPESLPEELEVVALDCMEGEVMAVSHRDYPIYGLQFHPESILTPDGRKILENFLNIGMIQAM, encoded by the coding sequence ATGATCGTATTAATTGATAATTATGACAGCTTTTCCTATAACCTGGTACAGATGATTGGGAGTATTGAGCCGGATATAAAGGTAGTCCGCAACGACCAGGTAACCGTGGATGACATAGAAAGCATGAAACCAAGCCACCTGATACTGTCGCCCGGACCGGGATATCCCCGGGATGCCGGCATACTGGAGGAAGCAGTGATAAAGCTTAAGGGAAAAATGCCCATTCTGGGCGTGTGCCTGGGACATCAGGGTATATGCGAGGCATTCGGCGGAACCATTGCCCATGCAAAGAAGCTGATGCACGGAAAGCAGAGCGATATCAGGCTGGACAGTCATATAAAGGAAGAAAAGTCCGGACTTCCGGAAAAGATGGGATGCGGATGCCGGTTATTTGAAGGTCTGCCGTCCGTTATACCGGCTGCCAGATATCATTCCCTGTCCGCAGTGCCTGAGAGCCTGCCCGAGGAACTGGAAGTGGTGGCCCTGGACTGTATGGAAGGAGAGGTCATGGCAGTTTCGCACAGGGACTATCCCATATACGGGCTGCAGTTCCATCCCGAATCCATATTAACGCCGGATGGAAGGAAGATACTGGAAAACTTCCTTAATATCGGGATGATACAGGCAATGTAA
- the trpC gene encoding indole-3-glycerol phosphate synthase TrpC encodes MILDTIARSAGKRVEQRKQVKPLEQVMKEAFKCREREGIKREDIKGEDGTGGGYSFKAALSKPGVSFICEVKKASPSKGLIAPDFPYVEIARQYQEAGADAVSVLTEPEFFLGADRYLEEIHGEIGLPLLRKDFTVDEYQIYEAKVLGASAVLLICSLLDMEQLKRYMGICGRLGLNSLVEAHTDREVAMAAEAGADIIGINNRNLDTFEVDFTNALRLRKLVDRGTIFVAESGIRTPEDIELLAENQVDAVLVGETLMRAADKKQALRELKSRIR; translated from the coding sequence ATGATACTGGATACCATTGCCCGGTCCGCCGGGAAACGGGTGGAGCAAAGGAAGCAGGTAAAACCGCTGGAACAGGTGATGAAGGAAGCTTTTAAATGCAGAGAGAGAGAAGGCATTAAAAGGGAAGATATTAAAGGGGAAGACGGAACAGGCGGAGGATATTCTTTTAAGGCGGCGCTGTCTAAACCGGGAGTCTCCTTTATCTGTGAGGTTAAAAAGGCTTCGCCCTCAAAGGGACTGATTGCTCCTGATTTTCCTTATGTGGAAATAGCCAGACAATACCAGGAAGCCGGCGCAGATGCCGTATCCGTATTGACCGAGCCTGAATTCTTTTTAGGAGCTGACCGATACCTGGAGGAAATCCATGGTGAGATAGGCCTTCCGCTGCTGCGCAAGGATTTTACCGTGGACGAATACCAGATTTATGAGGCAAAGGTGCTGGGAGCCTCCGCTGTCCTGCTGATCTGTTCCCTTTTGGACATGGAACAGCTCAAACGGTATATGGGCATCTGCGGCAGACTGGGCCTTAACTCCCTGGTGGAAGCCCATACGGACCGGGAAGTGGCTATGGCAGCAGAGGCAGGGGCCGATATCATTGGAATCAATAACCGCAATCTGGACACGTTTGAGGTAGACTTCACAAACGCCCTGAGGCTCAGGAAGCTGGTGGACCGGGGCACCATATTTGTGGCAGAGAGCGGAATCAGGACGCCTGAGGATATAGAGCTTTTGGCGGAGAACCAGGTAGATGCGGTTCTTGTGGGAGAGACACTGATGCGGGCGGCAGATAAAAAGCAGGCTCTCAGGGAACTTAAGTCCCGGATACGGTAG
- a CDS encoding anthranilate synthase component I — translation MIIPACNEILSLSGEYDIIPICREIYADVVTPITLLRRIAERSSRFYLLESIEGGEKWGRYSFLGYNPVMRVACRCGKVKIESHVSRFPSREIQTDHPMDVLREILAQYKSPRLKGQPPFTGGFVGYFAYAMIEYAEPTLHISRGGANDFDLMLFDKVIAYDHLKQKIQIVVNMKTGRTERGICEELERCKGRKRCEGRENGNTSGGLEYLMKEYKRACEEIQEMASLISDTAPLKRLSSPEKPSFVCSVSKEEFCGTVEKTKEYILDGDIFQAVISRQFTSSYEGSLLNAYRVLRTTNPSPYMVYMNIDQDEIISTSPETLVRLENGRLTTFPVAGSRPRGAGDEEDRRLEEELLADEKELSEHNMLVDLGRNDIGRIAEFGSVEVTEYKMIHKYSKIMHICSQVEGNIKPGLDGCSAVEALLPAGTLSGAPKIRACEIIEKLESVPRGIYGGALGYLDFTGNLDTCIAIRMAVKQAGKVTVQAGGGIVADSVPELEYEESANKAKAVIQAILQAGEVDDR, via the coding sequence ATGATAATCCCAGCTTGCAATGAAATATTAAGTCTGTCGGGGGAATACGATATAATTCCCATCTGCCGCGAGATTTACGCGGATGTAGTGACACCCATAACACTGCTCAGACGTATAGCGGAGAGGAGCAGCCGTTTTTACCTGTTGGAAAGCATAGAGGGCGGCGAAAAATGGGGACGCTACTCCTTTCTCGGATATAACCCGGTGATGCGCGTTGCCTGCCGCTGCGGGAAGGTCAAGATTGAGAGCCATGTCAGCCGGTTTCCATCCAGGGAAATACAAACAGATCATCCCATGGATGTGCTTCGTGAGATATTGGCACAGTACAAGTCGCCCCGGCTGAAAGGGCAGCCGCCCTTTACCGGTGGATTTGTGGGGTACTTTGCATATGCAATGATTGAGTACGCAGAGCCGACCCTTCATATCAGCAGAGGCGGCGCAAATGACTTTGACCTGATGCTCTTTGACAAGGTCATAGCCTATGACCACCTGAAACAGAAGATACAGATTGTGGTTAACATGAAAACCGGCAGGACAGAGAGGGGAATTTGTGAAGAGCTGGAGCGGTGCAAAGGCCGGAAGCGTTGTGAAGGCCGGGAAAATGGGAACACCTCCGGCGGTCTGGAATATTTGATGAAGGAGTACAAAAGGGCCTGTGAGGAAATACAGGAAATGGCCTCCCTTATCAGTGACACGGCACCTCTTAAGAGGCTGTCCTCGCCGGAGAAACCATCCTTTGTATGCAGTGTTTCCAAAGAAGAGTTCTGCGGTACGGTGGAAAAGACAAAGGAGTATATTCTGGACGGGGATATCTTTCAGGCAGTTATATCCAGACAGTTTACCAGTTCCTATGAAGGCAGTCTGCTGAACGCCTACCGGGTTTTAAGGACGACCAACCCATCTCCTTACATGGTTTATATGAACATAGACCAGGATGAAATCATCAGTACATCCCCGGAAACACTGGTCCGCCTTGAAAACGGGCGCCTTACTACCTTTCCGGTAGCCGGTTCCCGGCCCAGGGGAGCCGGGGACGAGGAGGACAGAAGGCTGGAGGAAGAACTTCTGGCAGATGAAAAGGAACTTTCCGAGCACAATATGCTGGTGGATTTGGGAAGGAATGATATTGGACGCATCGCTGAGTTCGGGTCCGTGGAGGTGACGGAGTACAAGATGATACACAAGTATTCCAAAATCATGCATATCTGTTCCCAGGTGGAAGGAAATATAAAACCCGGCCTGGACGGCTGTTCGGCGGTGGAGGCCCTGCTTCCGGCAGGCACCCTATCGGGAGCGCCTAAGATAAGGGCGTGTGAGATTATTGAAAAACTGGAGTCGGTTCCCCGCGGAATCTACGGGGGAGCCCTGGGATACCTGGATTTTACCGGAAACCTGGACACATGCATCGCCATACGCATGGCGGTAAAGCAGGCAGGAAAGGTTACGGTCCAGGCCGGGGGCGGAATCGTGGCGGACAGTGTTCCGGAACTGGAATACGAGGAATCAGCAAATAAAGCCAAGGCCGTCATTCAGGCCATCCTTCAGGCAGGGGAGGTAGACGACAGATGA
- a CDS encoding phosphoribosylanthranilate isomerase translates to MKTCRLKICGLSRFGDILAANDILPDYIGFVFAESSRRVTPDKAAQLRRELDKRIRAVGVFVKAPMEEILELAGHREKERVIDLIQLHGDEDEAYIRQLKKHTPLPVIKAVRVRSREQILKAQELSCDYLLLDTYTKGRYGGSGTQFDWNMIPELKKPYFLAGGIHLGNIRQAASHGPYCIDVSSAVETGGRKDRRKMEEIAQVLR, encoded by the coding sequence ATGAAGACATGCAGGCTTAAGATATGCGGTCTCAGCCGGTTTGGAGATATACTGGCGGCCAATGACATTCTGCCGGACTATATCGGCTTTGTATTTGCCGAGAGCAGCCGCAGGGTTACGCCTGATAAGGCCGCCCAGTTAAGGCGGGAGCTGGATAAGAGAATCAGAGCCGTGGGCGTATTTGTCAAAGCGCCCATGGAGGAGATACTGGAGCTGGCAGGGCACCGGGAAAAGGAAAGGGTGATTGACCTGATACAGCTCCACGGAGATGAGGATGAGGCTTACATAAGACAACTGAAGAAACACACCCCGCTTCCGGTCATCAAGGCGGTGCGGGTCAGAAGCAGGGAACAGATTTTAAAAGCCCAGGAGCTGTCCTGCGATTACCTGCTTCTGGACACCTATACAAAGGGCAGGTACGGAGGCAGCGGCACCCAGTTTGACTGGAATATGATACCGGAGTTAAAAAAGCCTTATTTCCTGGCAGGCGGCATCCATCTGGGCAACATAAGACAGGCGGCATCCCATGGACCCTACTGCATTGATGTCAGCAGCGCGGTGGAAACAGGGGGCAGGAAGGACAGAAGGAAGATGGAGGAAATAGCCCAGGTCCTGCGGTAA